The Tenrec ecaudatus isolate mTenEca1 chromosome 6, mTenEca1.hap1, whole genome shotgun sequence genome has a window encoding:
- the ENDOU gene encoding uridylate-specific endoribonuclease, translating into MKACVPLLVALLCGLAWAGDMDSCASRCNQKFDRDAACQCDRRCPRHGDCCEDYEHLCTGEEGPPDPVLEPEEEPEEAPANNLYSAPRSCQGRCHEALDKHHPCHCDARCQEFGNCCEDFELLCDHEGFSHTSDAISQEELREISEKIYVSDINKAQKEDILLNSQNSISPSETGDQMDRCPEPLFTHVNEKLFSKPTYAAFINLLNNYQRATGHGEHFSTQQLAEQDAFLREIMKTAVMKELYGFLRGKNRYSSEQEFVGDLKNMWFGLYSRSKQERDSSGFEHVFSGEIKKGKVTGFHNWIRFYLQEKEGLLDYYSHVYNGPWESYPDVLAIQFNWDGYYKEVGSAFIGSSPEFELALYSLCFITRPGKMCHLSLGGHSLDIQTYTWDKSTYGSGKKFIATAYVASSFH; encoded by the exons GAGACATGGACTCGTGTGCCTCCCGCTGCAACCAGAAATTTGACCGGGACGCTGCCTGTCAGTGCGACCGCCGGTGTCCCCGGCACGGGGACTGCTGCGAGGACTACGAGCATCTGTGCACAGGTGAGG AGGGGC CACCAGATCCTGTCCTGGAGCCGGAGGAGGAGCCCGAGGAAGCCCCGGCTAATA ACCTGTACTCAGCACCCAGATCCTGCCAGGGCCGCTGCCACGAAGCCCTTGACAAGCACCACCCATGCCACTGCGATGCCCGCTGCCAAGAGTTTGGAAACTGCTGTGAGGATTTCGAGCTCCTGTGTGACCATG AGGGCTTCTCCCACACCAGCGACGCCATATCCCAGGAAGAGCTGAGAGAAATCTCTGAGAAGATCTATGTGTCAGACATCAATAAGGCCCAGAAGGAAGACATCCTTCTCAACAGCCAAAACTCCATCTCTCCTTCAGAAACTGGAGACCAAATGGATCGCTGCCCTGAGCC GCTCTTCACCCATGTCAACGAGAAGCTGTTCTCCAAGCCAACCTACGCTGCCTTCATCAACCTCCTCAACAACTACCAGAGGGCCACAGGCCATGGGGAGCACTTCAGCACCCAGCAGCTGGCTGAGCAGGATGCCTTCCTCCGAGAGATCATGAAGACGGCAGTCATGAAGGAACTCTACGGCTTTCTGCGTGGAAAGA ATCGCTACAGCTCGGAGCAGGAGTTTGTCGGTGACTTGAAGAACATGTGGTTTGGACTCTATTCGAGAAGCAAACAGGAGAGAGATTCAAGTGGCTTTGAACATGTCTTTTCAG GTGAAATAAAGAAAGGGAAGGTCACTGGCTTCCACAACTGGATCCGCTTCTACCTGCAGGAGAAGGAGGGCCTGCTTGACTACTACAGTCACGTCTATAATGGACCT TGGGAATCCTACCctgatgtgctggccattcagtTCAACTGGGATGGCTACTATAAGGAAGTGGGTTCCGCTTTCATCGGCAGTAGCCCCGAGTTCGAGTTGGCGCTCTACTCCCTGTGCTTCATCACCAGGCCAGGCAAGAT GTGCCACTTAAGCTTGGGTGGCCACTCCCTGGACATCCAGACCTATACCTGGGACAAGTCTACGTATGGAAGCGGCAAGAAGTTCATCGCCACAGCCTATGTAGCATCGTCCTTCCactag